The nucleotide window AATTTATCTGACTTACAATTTTCCCTTACAAACTTTCGTATCGCAAAAATTGAATACACTAACGAGCAAAACAAAACCACCATCCGGCACATTGAACCATTTGCGTTATTAAGCACCGAAAATTGGTTGCTGGTTGCCTATTGTAGGTTAAGAAAAGAATTCCGTTTTTTCCGTTTGGACCGGATCAATAAATTAGAAATATTGACCGACAAATTTGAACCTCACCAAATGACCTTGCAAGAGTATTTTGAGAGGTATCATTAATTTAGTGTTGACCCCTGACATAAGGCTGTCATTGGGCAGGTATAAGTTTGCCTCATTAATAAATCTTTTAAAGAATAAAAATGACAAACGAAACCAACTCAATGTTTAACTCAGCCAATTTTCCCCAACCTATTCTTATTTCAGTAAACGGTGTAACACTTGAAGTGTTTGAAGCAGGTAAGCAGAATGCTGGTAAACCTGTGGTACTCTGTCATGGATTTCCGGAGCATGCTTTTTCCTGGCGCCACCAGGTGCCGGCATTGGTTGCGGCCGGTTATCATGTCATCATTCCCAACCAGAGAGGGTATGGCAATTCATCGCGCCCGGCCGAAGTAACGGAGTATGACATTGAACACCTGACAGGCGACCTCGTTGCGCTGCTCGATCACTACGGATATAAAGATGCCACTTTTGTAGGTCACGACTGGGGTGCAAATGTGGTTTGGAACCTGGCGCTATTGCATCCTGAGAGGGTAAATAAAATAATCAACCTGGCTTTGCCTTACCAGGAGCGTGGAGAACAACCATGGATTGAATTGATGGAAGCGATCTTTGGAGGTGACTTTTATTTTGTTCACTTCAACCGGCAACCGGGAATAGCAGATGCAATCATGAATGAAAATGCATCCCGGTTCCTCCGCAACATATTCCGTAAAAACCTGCCTCCTGCGCCACCAGAGCCCGGAATGTTAATGATCAATCTGGCAAGAGCAGAAAAGCCATTGGGGGAGCCCCTAATGGAAGACAACGAGCTGTCTGTGTTTATTACTGCCTTCGAATCATCAGGGTTTACAGGAAGTATCAACTGGTACAGAAACCTGGATCAAAACTGGCACTTAATGGCGAGCATAACCCCCATCATCCACAAGCCCACCCTTATGATATATGGAGAACAAGACACGATTCCAAAATCTGACAACCTGAAAAATATTGTTCCTAATCTGGATATTGCCAGTTTGGATTGTGGTCACTGGATTCAGCAGGAAAAGCCGGAGGAAACTACCCGGTTAATTTTAAAATGGTTAGAACAATAAAATGCTTGATAAGGAAGCAGAAAGATATTGTTAGTAAGGCCGAGTAGTTGCTGGTAAGAAGCGAATGCAATGGCAAAATGAGAAGAGCATTGTTTCGTATATATTTGAGTTAGCGACAAGGGTAACAGACAATACAAAGGCAAATGAGCATTGACTTTGACAACATATTTCAACATGTAATTCCGATGGAGAACTTTCGGTTGAAATGGCGTTTTACAAACGAGCGCTACGATAAGCTGCCAGATGAGCATCTCGATCAATTAAAACCGCTGGATGATGAAGCCGCGAAATTTTTGTGGGATTATATTGCAAAGTCAAATTTACACAACGACACACCATTCAAAAAAGACTTCTTTCAGACAATTGACAAGGCCAAAATTTTAAACGGAAATGAGAAAGAAATAAAAAAATGGCTTTACCATCGCGGACTTACATTAGATAAGCTCGTTTTCCTTTCGTGGGATGATACAGATGCAATGATTGTTCCCTGGAAACTTTTGATAAAATACTTCGACAGCTTTTATTACGGCTCTTCCGACGACTTAACCGTGATTGACCAAAGCTTAAATTGGGTATTACTATTTCATCACGAAGACGAAATTTATTTTGGAACTAATCATAAGACAGAACCAATATGACTAAAGAAGCATTTCAACAATTATGGGCTTTACACTATCGGGATACGGTACCAATTTCGCATTTGTTTAAACATAGCTATGCGGACAGATGGTTTAGAATTCATAGCCTGCCAGAGTCAAAACGCTATGCGGAGAATGAAGAAGAATGGGAGATACTTCTTTCGAGACAGAATGAAATTATAACAGACCTATTCGGGCCCGATACGCCCATTTTAATTGTAACCGGAGAATATTGTTGGGATGAAAGCAAATCCATTCACATAACGGAAGAGGAAGAAATATTTAAACCTTTCTCATTTATACTACTTGACAATATCGAGTTAAATAAAGTTGGCAAGGAACAATACAACGAACACAACTTTTACAGGCCTGCTTTTGCTTCAGCAATTTGGAAACGCAATTATCATGACGGACTTTTAAGAGAAATTGCAAATGACAATACACGAGCATTTTTCGTTTCGTTTGACAAAAACGTAATTGTTGCGCCTTATGATGGTGGCATTGACTTTATACTTAAAGACATTTTGACAAAAGAAAAATATAAAAACAAATTTGTGAAGTGGTTGTCAGAACATGAAAGCGGACTTTAAAAGTGAAATGAGCCAGCTACAGCCCAATATTAAATACTTCAAAGATTGCTATATCTTGCTGCTGCAACACCGGCAATGGTGAAAGTGAACGCATTTCCATATGTACCAACAATTAGAAACCGACCGGCTTTTCATAAGGCCCATAACAACGGCAGACAGCCCATTTATCCTTAAGTTGGTAAACACGCCCGGCTGGTTACAATTTATTGGCGACCGGCATATCCATAATAGCCATGATGCTGAAAAATATATTCAGAAGATCCTCGACAACCCAAATTTCTTTTACAGCGTTTTTGAAACCAAAGCAACCCAACAGCCCATTGGCATCGTTACTTTTTTATACCGGGATAACCAGGAGTTTCCCGACATTGGCTTTGCCCTCTTACCTCAATTTGAAAAACAAGGCTATGCGTTAGAGGCCAGCCAAAAATACCTGGATGAATTGGTACAACAGAAAGTAAGTCCTACCATTATTGGTATTACCCTCCCGGAAAATAAAAGCTCTATTCAACTACTGGAGCGGTTGGGGTTGAAATTTCAGCGCTATGTTGATAAAGACAATGAGCGGCTGGCTGTGTATGCTATCAACATTCAGTAATTCGGACGGGAGTAAATCAACATTTTTATGGCTATGTTAATCCGCTCATGATTTATTCTGGTGGTGAGCTTTAAAGTCGGCTATAGTTAGTATTAATTATTTTATTGATGGCTCTGTGTTTGCTGGTGAGAAACAATAGTTTCTCATTTTTTTTACATTAAGAATAGGTATTACGGTTTTCCGTAAAAAATTCATATTACTGCTTAATAGGTTTGTTAAATGGAAAATGGTAGCAAAACGAGTAGCCCGAGAAATTTTTCTAAGCTTGCTCATCTTTTTGTCCTTTTATTGATTGTCATGGCTTCGTGTGAAAACAAGAAGTCTTACAGTTATGTAGAAATTGTCGATGAAGAGAGCCTATTTGGAGGATATAACAGGAAAGAGAAGGATGCCGAAATTATCAAAGCATCAAGCGATACTTCTGCTTATTTAGAGGCTTATCAGAAGTTTTGTATTTCTCTAAAGGTTAATAAAGACATGCAAACATCTTTAGGGAAAACCTATTCAATACCTAAAAGCTTTAAACTGTACGATGGAAATAACAATGAGATATCAGGTATCATTTTCCTGAACAAAGAGGTGAGAGAGAATGAAATACAGGAAAGGATTTTTGCGCTTAAAAATTCTGTGCAAGAGTCAGTAGACAGAAATAAAAAAGAGCAACAGGAATCATTTGTAAAGACTGCTACTGTAGACTCCGCAAAGGTTACACAATTGGAAAAATCGTTTCGAATAAAAAAAGATGAGTTTTCCAATAATAATAAAAAATGGTACAGACATAAATCTGCGCCTATTTATTCCAACGCTAATGGATTGTACTGTTATTTCATGACGGAAAATGGGGTGCCGGATAATTTTAGATTAAGACTTCAATATTATAGTGACGACTGGTTATTTTTTAGCAGAGTACAATTTTCAATTGATGGTAAAGCCTATGAATACATTCCTACGAATGTAGAAACGGACTCAGGCGACGGAGGCTACATTTGGGAGTGGTTCGACGAAGCCGTTTCAGCATCTGACAAGGAGTTAATAAATGCCCTTGCAAATGCAAAATCCGCCAAAATGAAGTTAATCGGAAGGCAGTATTACGACACTAAAACAATCAGCGAGGGACAAATAAATGGTGTTAAGCAAACATTGGAATTATATAAGGCAATGGGAGGGCAATTTTAAACTTGCTAGGGATTAAAACAAATACGGGAAAAATACCCTCTTTTACGTTTGCCGATGTTTATTTATTTTTATAGCGGGACCAAAACGGACTAAACATGAACGATTCTTAGCGAGCAACAAAAGCGCATTTCTAAATTGTTTATAAGTGTTTTGAATACTTATAGGCGATTAACATTAAGAAGTAAATTAAGATTTTGAAAGTCAATAAATGACAAAACTATTTCGCATATATTAGAGTTAGTGGTAATTTTAGAACAATAAGTATGACAACGAACATTTGGATAGAAAAAGGTTGGAGTGACTCCGTTGAGAACGCCACATTTGACGACATTATAACCGCCATAGAAGAAACAATCCGAATGGACGAAGAACATGGGGCTTTTTGGGTTGGACATATGGAAAATGACTATGTTCTTGAAGTTCACAAAATCTTAACTTGTTTTTTGTTTATGGAGCAAATCAAGACGAACAAATACAAACTAAACTTGACAATTGGGAAGACGTAAAACACTTCTTTAAACTGTATTTTGACTGTGAGTTTGGAAAACTAAAAATCGAAATTGAATTGCGTCCATTTACTTATAAAAAATTGACAAATGGATAGCGAGTATTTACCAAAGACAGAATTTGAACTCGAAAACTGGATGACAGAAAATTGTTTCAATTTCAATAGCTACTCAATAAACGGAAACAGTATCTATGAAGGTTTTGGAATTGACAAATCAGGCGGACTTTATATTTGGTATTATACCGAACGTGGACAAAAAGACAATTTGAAATATTTCAAGACGGAAAATGAAATTGTCGAATATGCTTTTAATCAAATTAAATCTGACGAATGGGCAAAGACACATTGCATTGGTTTTTCGACAGACATAAATAAAATCAATGACTTGAAAAACAAATTACAGAGGATGGAAACAGAGTTTTTCGAAGACAAAGTACCATATTACGGAATAAACAGACCTGTTTACAGAGTATTTGTATTAGGTTGCGACATTAAAAAGACTGAATATTTAAAAGAAAAATATTGGACAGAAAATATAAACT belongs to Niabella yanshanensis and includes:
- a CDS encoding DUF2947 family protein, producing MSIDFDNIFQHVIPMENFRLKWRFTNERYDKLPDEHLDQLKPLDDEAAKFLWDYIAKSNLHNDTPFKKDFFQTIDKAKILNGNEKEIKKWLYHRGLTLDKLVFLSWDDTDAMIVPWKLLIKYFDSFYYGSSDDLTVIDQSLNWVLLFHHEDEIYFGTNHKTEPI
- a CDS encoding DUF3885 domain-containing protein, encoding MTKEAFQQLWALHYRDTVPISHLFKHSYADRWFRIHSLPESKRYAENEEEWEILLSRQNEIITDLFGPDTPILIVTGEYCWDESKSIHITEEEEIFKPFSFILLDNIELNKVGKEQYNEHNFYRPAFASAIWKRNYHDGLLREIANDNTRAFFVSFDKNVIVAPYDGGIDFILKDILTKEKYKNKFVKWLSEHESGL
- a CDS encoding GNAT family N-acetyltransferase; translation: MYQQLETDRLFIRPITTADSPFILKLVNTPGWLQFIGDRHIHNSHDAEKYIQKILDNPNFFYSVFETKATQQPIGIVTFLYRDNQEFPDIGFALLPQFEKQGYALEASQKYLDELVQQKVSPTIIGITLPENKSSIQLLERLGLKFQRYVDKDNERLAVYAINIQ
- a CDS encoding alpha/beta fold hydrolase; the protein is MTNETNSMFNSANFPQPILISVNGVTLEVFEAGKQNAGKPVVLCHGFPEHAFSWRHQVPALVAAGYHVIIPNQRGYGNSSRPAEVTEYDIEHLTGDLVALLDHYGYKDATFVGHDWGANVVWNLALLHPERVNKIINLALPYQERGEQPWIELMEAIFGGDFYFVHFNRQPGIADAIMNENASRFLRNIFRKNLPPAPPEPGMLMINLARAEKPLGEPLMEDNELSVFITAFESSGFTGSINWYRNLDQNWHLMASITPIIHKPTLMIYGEQDTIPKSDNLKNIVPNLDIASLDCGHWIQQEKPEETTRLILKWLEQ